From a single Pedosphaera parvula Ellin514 genomic region:
- the hisB gene encoding imidazoleglycerol-phosphate dehydratase HisB, with protein sequence MKIRRAEINRATKETRIAIKLKIDGSGKSSIRTGIPFFDHMLTLFAKHAVMDLHLDCVGDLEVDAHHTVEDCGIALGQALLQALGDKKGIRRYGAGFDPKNPFVGEAYVPMDECLARCVVDFSGRPYLVWRGLNEKGLKKISSAEKTQDMSSSFRFGLAREFFQGFTNEARCNLHLELLYGDEPHHIVEALFKAFAKAVDIACQRDPRIAGQVPSTKGKL encoded by the coding sequence ATGAAGATTCGGCGTGCCGAAATTAACCGCGCTACAAAAGAGACGCGCATTGCAATAAAGCTGAAGATTGATGGCTCAGGAAAGTCCTCCATCCGGACCGGTATCCCATTTTTTGACCACATGCTGACCCTTTTCGCCAAGCATGCCGTGATGGATTTGCATTTGGACTGCGTTGGGGATCTGGAAGTGGATGCGCATCATACGGTGGAAGACTGTGGCATCGCGCTCGGTCAAGCCTTGCTTCAAGCATTGGGTGATAAGAAGGGAATACGACGGTACGGAGCTGGCTTTGATCCTAAAAACCCGTTTGTCGGGGAAGCATATGTCCCGATGGATGAATGCCTTGCCAGATGTGTCGTTGATTTCAGCGGGCGACCCTATCTCGTCTGGCGAGGATTGAACGAAAAAGGACTAAAAAAGATTAGCTCTGCGGAAAAGACGCAAGATATGTCGAGTTCGTTTAGGTTTGGTTTGGCCAGGGAATTTTTTCAAGGGTTTACGAATGAGGCGCGTTGCAACCTGCATTTGGAACTTCTGTACGGGGACGAACCACACCATATCGTCGAGGCCCTCTTTAAAGCATTCGCCAAAGCGGTAGATATTGCTTGTCAACGAGATCCGCGAATTGCGGGACAGGTTCCGAGTACCAAGGGGAAACTGTAA
- a CDS encoding GDP-L-fucose synthase family protein yields MARDARIYVAGHGGLVGSAIFRKLQELGFTNLIGKTRAELNLLDVNATRQFYRQEKPEYVFVAAAKVGGILANSQQPVAFLHDNLVIQDNLIYGAYEQGVKKLLFLGSSCIYPKLAPQPLKEDYLLSGPLEPTNQWYAIAKIAGIKLCEALRRQHGCDFISAMPTNMYGPNDNYDLQNSHVLPALIRKFHEAKIANSATVTCWGTGTPLREFLYADDLAAACFFLMENYSEEQFINIGYGNDISIKELAELVKKIIDYRGEIVWDTSKPDGTPRKLMDSSKLFALGWTPKVSLEIGIKSAYKDFLQKFHRPLAP; encoded by the coding sequence ATCGCACGGGATGCGCGTATCTATGTTGCTGGCCACGGTGGCCTGGTGGGTAGCGCCATTTTTAGGAAACTACAGGAATTGGGCTTCACCAATCTTATCGGCAAAACCCGCGCAGAATTGAATCTGCTGGATGTTAACGCTACCCGTCAGTTTTATCGACAGGAAAAGCCGGAATATGTTTTCGTTGCCGCGGCCAAAGTCGGTGGCATTCTCGCCAACAGTCAACAACCAGTAGCCTTTTTGCACGATAATCTGGTGATTCAGGATAACCTGATTTACGGTGCATATGAACAGGGCGTTAAAAAACTGCTCTTCCTTGGCAGTTCCTGCATTTATCCCAAATTGGCACCACAGCCGCTAAAGGAGGATTATCTGCTATCAGGCCCGTTGGAACCCACGAACCAGTGGTACGCCATAGCCAAGATTGCCGGTATCAAGCTTTGTGAGGCCTTGCGGCGCCAGCATGGTTGTGACTTCATCTCGGCCATGCCTACCAACATGTATGGACCTAATGATAATTACGATTTACAAAATTCCCACGTACTCCCTGCTTTGATTCGCAAATTCCACGAAGCAAAAATTGCCAACTCGGCCACAGTAACTTGTTGGGGCACCGGCACGCCGTTGCGTGAATTTCTTTATGCGGATGACCTCGCTGCAGCCTGCTTCTTTTTGATGGAAAACTATAGCGAGGAACAATTCATAAACATCGGTTACGGCAATGATATTTCCATCAAGGAACTTGCCGAACTGGTGAAGAAAATCATTGATTACCGCGGAGAGATAGTCTGGGATACCTCAAAACCCGACGGCACCCCTCGAAAACTGATGGACAGCTCGAAACTTTTTGCGCTGGGTTGGACACCCAAGGTGAGCCTTGAGATCGGTATCAAATCCGCCTACAAAGACTTCCTTCAAAAGTTTCATCGGCCGCTTGCGCCGTAG
- a CDS encoding tetratricopeptide repeat protein, translating to MIKVLFGDGRRMIASHFFVKADVYFHNGYYPSIFDQAHREPAKPHQMLGEHDEHDEHEHEKEMDFLGQPKDWIDRFGRHFYSSSHSHLEKPEDAREILPWLKISAELDPERVETYTTAAYWLRSQIGKVSEAEDFLREGLRANPDSYEILYELGELYAENHHDPVRACNLWELALRRWNEQEKNDRHPDIFLNQEITTHLATVEEQLGNLPEAMHYRELEKKASPFPEVVQEQIDDLKKKMAAKKTSS from the coding sequence ATGATCAAGGTTTTATTCGGAGATGGACGACGCATGATTGCCAGCCATTTTTTCGTAAAAGCGGACGTTTATTTTCATAACGGCTATTATCCTTCCATTTTCGATCAAGCCCACAGGGAACCGGCAAAACCTCATCAAATGTTGGGCGAGCATGACGAGCACGATGAGCATGAACATGAAAAGGAGATGGACTTCCTAGGGCAGCCAAAAGATTGGATCGACCGTTTTGGGCGGCATTTTTACTCCTCCTCACATTCGCATCTTGAAAAGCCGGAAGATGCCAGGGAAATATTGCCGTGGCTGAAAATCTCCGCGGAATTGGACCCTGAACGAGTGGAAACCTATACGACAGCAGCTTACTGGCTCCGTTCCCAGATCGGGAAGGTAAGTGAAGCCGAGGACTTTCTTCGCGAGGGACTCCGAGCCAATCCTGATAGCTACGAGATACTGTATGAATTGGGTGAATTGTATGCAGAAAATCATCACGACCCGGTTCGTGCGTGCAACCTTTGGGAACTTGCGCTTCGTCGTTGGAACGAACAAGAGAAAAATGACAGGCACCCTGATATATTCTTAAATCAGGAAATTACCACTCATCTGGCGACGGTGGAAGAACAACTCGGGAATCTACCAGAGGCGATGCACTACCGTGAACTTGAAAAAAAGGCTTCACCCTTTCCCGAGGTTGTTCAGGAGCAGATTGATGACCTCAAGAAGAAAATGGCCGCCAAGAAAACTTCTTCTTAA
- the gmd gene encoding GDP-mannose 4,6-dehydratase encodes MAKKALITGITGQDGSYLAELLLSKGYEVNGIIRRASTFNTGRLESIYADPHSGNGRLFLHYGDLSDASALARLIGKIQPEEIYNLAAQSHVRVSFDSPEYTTDITATGTVRLLEAIRETGIKPRFYQASSSEMYGLVQEVPQTEKTPFYPRSPYGCAKVYSYWVTVNYRESYGLHASNGILFNHESPRRGETFVTRKITRAVAHIKAGLQNKLFLGNLDAKRDWGYAKEYVEAMWLMLQQEKADDYVIATNETHSVREFLEVAFDCVKLDWKNHVEIDPRYYRPAEVDLLIGDFSKARRVLGWEPKTRFADLVKLMVDADVELLRKHQKGEIPGCRLTFLRISTAQAADETFEGSLCRRI; translated from the coding sequence ATGGCAAAAAAAGCGTTGATTACCGGCATCACTGGACAAGATGGCTCCTACCTTGCTGAGCTGCTTCTCTCCAAAGGCTACGAAGTAAACGGCATTATCCGCCGTGCCAGCACATTCAACACCGGTCGGTTGGAATCCATTTACGCGGACCCTCATTCTGGCAATGGCAGGCTTTTCCTGCATTATGGAGATTTGAGTGACGCGAGCGCCCTGGCACGATTGATAGGTAAAATTCAACCTGAGGAAATCTACAATCTCGCAGCGCAAAGCCACGTAAGAGTCAGTTTCGACAGTCCGGAGTACACGACGGATATTACAGCCACGGGAACCGTGCGCTTGCTGGAGGCTATCCGGGAAACCGGGATCAAGCCTCGATTTTACCAGGCTTCCTCCAGCGAAATGTATGGACTGGTCCAGGAGGTTCCGCAGACGGAGAAAACACCGTTCTATCCGCGAAGTCCCTATGGTTGCGCCAAGGTTTACTCCTATTGGGTCACTGTGAATTATCGTGAGTCCTACGGGCTCCATGCAAGCAACGGCATTTTATTCAATCACGAATCACCACGGCGCGGAGAGACTTTTGTCACGCGCAAGATTACGCGTGCGGTGGCTCATATCAAAGCCGGGCTTCAGAACAAGTTATTCCTGGGCAACCTTGATGCCAAACGGGATTGGGGCTACGCAAAAGAATACGTCGAGGCAATGTGGCTAATGTTGCAACAGGAAAAGGCCGACGATTATGTCATTGCCACCAACGAAACCCATTCGGTTCGCGAGTTCCTGGAAGTGGCTTTTGACTGCGTTAAGCTGGACTGGAAAAACCACGTGGAGATTGATCCTCGATATTACAGGCCTGCCGAAGTTGACCTGTTAATTGGGGATTTCAGCAAGGCCAGGCGAGTGCTGGGTTGGGAACCGAAAACAAGATTTGCGGATCTGGTCAAACTGATGGTTGATGCGGACGTGGAACTTTTAAGAAAACACCAAAAAGGTGAAATCCCGGGTTGTCGGTTGACCTTTCTGAGAATTTCTACGGCGCAAGCGGCCGATGAAACTTTTGAAGGAAGTCTTTGTAGGCGGATTTGA
- a CDS encoding ABC transporter ATP-binding protein: MNGILEIKDLRVEYRTRSIGQAPKVALKGLNLSVKQGEVFGFLGPNGAGKTTTMNVLLGFVNATAGAAYLFGVNVNEPIARQRIGYLPELTYYYKFLSADELLRFYARIFGIPRSETNRRIDELIKLVELEHARHRPIKTYSKGMQQRVGLAQALINNPDLLILDEPTSGLDPIGRMKVREIIQRLKNEGKTVFFSSHELGEVETVCDRVAILYQGELKVEGRVNDLLQKYQTNLEQIFLKIIGYPQQVNS, from the coding sequence ATGAACGGGATATTGGAAATCAAAGATTTACGCGTGGAATATCGCACGCGCTCGATTGGCCAGGCTCCCAAAGTTGCATTGAAAGGCCTCAACCTGAGCGTCAAGCAAGGTGAGGTTTTTGGTTTTTTGGGGCCAAACGGCGCAGGGAAGACGACGACCATGAATGTGCTTCTTGGTTTCGTAAATGCAACTGCCGGGGCAGCTTATCTCTTTGGTGTCAACGTCAATGAACCGATCGCCCGCCAAAGGATCGGTTATCTTCCCGAGCTAACCTACTACTACAAGTTTTTGAGTGCTGACGAACTACTGCGCTTTTATGCCCGTATCTTCGGCATTCCGAGGAGCGAGACTAATAGAAGAATTGATGAACTGATAAAACTTGTTGAGTTGGAACATGCGCGGCACCGGCCAATTAAAACTTATTCCAAGGGCATGCAGCAGAGAGTGGGACTTGCGCAGGCGCTTATCAATAACCCGGATTTGCTGATTTTAGATGAACCAACCAGTGGTTTGGATCCGATTGGACGGATGAAAGTGCGGGAAATCATACAGCGACTGAAGAATGAAGGGAAAACGGTTTTCTTTTCTTCCCACGAATTGGGCGAGGTGGAAACCGTCTGTGACCGGGTAGCAATTCTCTACCAAGGCGAATTAAAAGTAGAGGGACGAGTAAACGATCTGCTGCAGAAGTACCAGACAAATCTGGAGCAGATTTTCCTTAAAATCATTGGGTATCCACAGCAAGTCAACTCATGA
- a CDS encoding anti-sigma factor family protein, with the protein MIDHDSQFLKLQSYLDGELSAKEKTEVQDWLAKDEQARLLLAELQNTNGALAGYEAGIKLPESREFFWSKIEREIKRESEAPVSRAPFSLVAWIQRHLVPVSGAAVACLALLLVLQFSPTGNQTGEIELSSNDMGVATYRDQQEKLTMVWLYDKSDSEFTDSQSADSVQTQ; encoded by the coding sequence ATGATCGACCACGATTCTCAATTTTTGAAATTGCAGTCCTACCTTGATGGCGAGTTAAGCGCCAAGGAAAAGACTGAAGTGCAGGACTGGCTCGCAAAGGATGAGCAAGCCCGGTTGCTTCTGGCGGAGTTGCAAAACACCAATGGCGCTTTGGCTGGCTACGAAGCCGGCATAAAGCTGCCTGAATCACGGGAGTTCTTCTGGTCCAAGATCGAGCGTGAAATCAAACGTGAAAGCGAAGCTCCTGTTTCCCGAGCGCCGTTTTCCCTGGTTGCCTGGATACAGCGACATTTGGTCCCGGTGAGCGGCGCAGCAGTCGCCTGCCTGGCACTCCTGCTGGTTTTACAGTTTTCTCCAACGGGAAACCAAACGGGAGAAATTGAGCTTTCCTCCAATGACATGGGGGTTGCAACGTATCGTGATCAGCAGGAAAAATTGACGATGGTATGGCTTTACGATAAATCCGATTCAGAGTTTACTGATTCGCAGTCTGCTGATAGTGTCCAAACCCAATGA
- a CDS encoding type IV pilin protein yields MKLTQLKKAGFTLVEIMIVVAIIGLLAAVAIPNYVHARTNAQQSGCINNLRHIDGAKQQWALETKAAATASPQLSDIQSYLGRGTNGNPPICPADSAAAFASSYAIHDLQNPPTCLINTTNHVLNLN; encoded by the coding sequence ATGAAACTCACCCAGTTAAAGAAAGCGGGGTTCACGCTGGTGGAAATCATGATAGTAGTGGCCATCATCGGGCTGTTGGCTGCTGTCGCGATTCCCAACTATGTGCACGCTCGCACGAACGCACAACAGAGTGGTTGTATCAATAACCTCCGGCACATCGATGGGGCCAAACAACAATGGGCCTTGGAAACCAAGGCGGCAGCGACCGCATCTCCGCAATTATCAGATATTCAGTCTTATCTGGGACGGGGAACAAACGGTAATCCTCCAATTTGTCCTGCTGATTCAGCTGCAGCCTTTGCGTCGAGTTACGCTATACATGACCTCCAAAACCCACCGACTTGTCTCATCAACACGACTAATCATGTTCTAAATTTAAACTAG
- a CDS encoding ABC transporter permease, which translates to MNVIFALSNVVIKELYRRKDFYVLFIMTVIITLVMASANLFHDDKIIRYLKEICLLLIWVSALVMAVGTAARQIPAERENRTIFPLLAKPVTRWHVIVGKFLGCWLACGMALVVFYLFLLLVSASRDHAWPILEYFQALWLQWMFLAIVISFVLWGSIVFAAPSSNATISLVFIIGILLIGRHLHQVAIERPEPFRTIISIIYFIIPHLEWFDVRDLVIHSKGLIAWVDCGFATVYAAAYTGFFLFSAWLCFRQKALN; encoded by the coding sequence ATGAACGTTATTTTTGCCCTTTCCAATGTCGTCATCAAGGAACTATATCGAAGAAAAGATTTTTACGTTCTTTTTATAATGACCGTCATCATCACGCTCGTGATGGCTTCGGCGAATCTTTTTCACGATGACAAAATCATAAGATATCTTAAGGAGATATGCCTGTTGTTGATCTGGGTTTCCGCTCTGGTCATGGCCGTGGGAACAGCAGCCCGGCAAATCCCTGCTGAAAGGGAGAACCGCACTATTTTTCCTCTGCTAGCAAAACCGGTCACACGTTGGCATGTAATTGTAGGCAAGTTCCTGGGCTGCTGGTTGGCCTGCGGGATGGCGTTGGTTGTCTTTTACTTATTTCTGCTGCTAGTGAGCGCTTCGCGAGATCATGCCTGGCCCATATTAGAATACTTCCAGGCTCTATGGTTGCAGTGGATGTTTTTGGCCATCGTAATTTCGTTCGTTTTGTGGGGGTCCATCGTTTTTGCGGCGCCATCGTCCAATGCCACAATAAGTTTGGTTTTTATCATTGGGATACTGCTCATTGGAAGACACTTACACCAGGTGGCAATAGAGCGTCCTGAACCATTCCGGACAATCATATCTATCATTTATTTTATTATTCCTCACCTTGAGTGGTTTGATGTTCGCGACCTTGTGATTCATAGTAAGGGGTTGATTGCATGGGTTGATTGTGGATTTGCCACCGTGTATGCCGCTGCTTACACGGGTTTTTTTCTATTTTCAGCCTGGCTATGCTTTAGACAGAAAGCTTTGAATTAA
- a CDS encoding RNA polymerase sigma factor: protein MKIESDYSSASDEQLVRAAKKGEMAAFEELVARHRDKIYARAFSMMRNEEEAVDLCQEAWVKSWQRLQQFQGDSSFGTWMTRIVINLCLDQLRKRKRQRTESIEEMSEESGGVERQMPTVTINPTERLERAELRKRIDQALSQLSHEHRTVLVLHEFEEMEYKEIAKTMGCSIGTVMSRLFYARRKMAVLLANLKNEELK, encoded by the coding sequence ATGAAGATTGAAAGTGACTATTCTTCCGCCAGTGACGAGCAACTGGTTCGAGCAGCCAAGAAGGGTGAAATGGCTGCATTTGAAGAATTGGTTGCACGGCATAGGGATAAGATATACGCGCGTGCGTTTAGCATGATGCGGAATGAGGAAGAAGCCGTGGATCTTTGTCAGGAAGCGTGGGTTAAGAGTTGGCAACGATTGCAGCAATTTCAGGGTGACTCCAGTTTTGGAACCTGGATGACTCGAATTGTTATCAATCTTTGCCTGGATCAACTGCGGAAGCGCAAACGGCAGCGCACGGAATCGATCGAGGAAATGAGTGAGGAGTCGGGTGGGGTTGAGCGACAAATGCCAACCGTAACCATTAATCCCACTGAAAGACTCGAGCGGGCTGAGCTCCGGAAGAGAATTGATCAAGCATTAAGCCAACTCTCGCATGAGCATCGAACCGTGCTGGTTTTGCATGAGTTTGAAGAAATGGAATATAAAGAAATTGCCAAAACCATGGGGTGCTCAATTGGGACTGTAATGTCTCGATTGTTCTATGCTCGCAGGAAAATGGCAGTGTTGTTAGCGAATTTAAAAAACGAAGAATTAAAATGA
- a CDS encoding Rne/Rng family ribonuclease, with protein MSDRNFSRRRRGGMRFRPSQGLNPNPHKHDREALEARAEVVGDASAQDKVYDRGRHANEIERAENLAAGLPAEGTPAVEQTKAEVEQGGFREPNLETPAEVHEEKPYEPVTIQQKPQGIVETIKAAASNVIKKVQRLIRPIKKSHKEVIINAESLETRVAVLEEGKLEEFTIERTTEERLVGSIFKGKVRNLEDGLKAAFVDIGFEKNAFLHYWDIVPSNFDSGVEVVERETKKRDKPRITQKDIPRLYPPGSDIIVQVTKGPIGTKGPRVTTNLVLPGRYLVLLPNSDQSGISRKIENQQERQRLKKILRTLNIPDGMGVIIRTVGEGQQLRYFVRDLALLIEEWNLIQDRIKNQPSATCVFQEPDLIERTVRDFLTEDVERIVVDNPKAYDRMREMISKISRRSASKVKLYGDSQAVFDRFNISKQLENAFSRQVHLKSGGYIVVDETEALVAIDVNTGRHKGGKDQETAILKVNIEAADEISRQLRLRNMGGLIVLDFIDMKSRRDQQSVYQRMKDGLRRDKAKTHILPISQLGLMEMTRQRHSESVHAAVYEECPYCKGRGKVKSALTMSVEIQRKLSEILKRRSRDESDFQLRIVVHPSVLERLRNEDEKHLIEMEKRYFGKLSFRAEPSLHAELFKIVNVANGEELT; from the coding sequence ATGAGTGACAGAAATTTTTCACGACGACGACGCGGCGGCATGCGGTTTCGGCCCAGTCAGGGATTGAACCCGAACCCGCACAAGCACGATCGCGAAGCGCTTGAGGCCCGCGCTGAAGTTGTCGGAGACGCCTCCGCACAGGATAAGGTTTATGACCGGGGTCGGCATGCCAATGAAATCGAACGCGCAGAAAATCTTGCTGCCGGGCTGCCTGCGGAAGGCACACCCGCGGTAGAACAGACCAAAGCTGAAGTGGAACAAGGCGGATTTCGCGAGCCGAATTTGGAAACTCCGGCCGAGGTGCATGAAGAAAAGCCTTATGAACCAGTAACGATCCAACAAAAGCCGCAAGGCATTGTTGAGACCATCAAGGCAGCTGCTTCGAACGTCATCAAAAAGGTTCAGCGCCTGATCAGGCCAATAAAGAAGAGCCACAAGGAAGTCATCATCAACGCCGAATCGCTTGAGACCCGCGTGGCGGTGCTCGAAGAAGGCAAACTGGAAGAATTCACGATCGAGCGCACAACTGAAGAACGCCTGGTCGGCAGCATTTTCAAAGGCAAGGTTCGAAATCTTGAGGACGGTTTGAAAGCCGCGTTCGTTGACATCGGCTTTGAAAAGAACGCTTTTCTCCATTACTGGGATATCGTTCCCAGCAACTTTGACAGCGGAGTGGAAGTGGTGGAGCGCGAAACCAAGAAGCGGGACAAGCCTCGCATCACCCAGAAGGATATTCCACGCCTGTACCCTCCGGGCAGTGACATCATCGTCCAGGTAACCAAAGGTCCGATCGGCACCAAAGGCCCGCGCGTAACGACCAACCTCGTCCTGCCGGGACGCTATCTCGTGCTGCTTCCCAATTCCGACCAGAGCGGTATTTCACGCAAGATTGAAAATCAACAGGAACGCCAGCGGTTAAAAAAGATTCTTCGCACTCTTAATATCCCTGACGGAATGGGTGTGATTATCCGGACTGTGGGCGAAGGACAACAACTCCGATATTTCGTCCGCGACCTGGCACTGCTCATTGAGGAATGGAACCTGATTCAGGATAGAATCAAGAACCAACCATCTGCCACTTGCGTATTCCAGGAACCTGACTTGATTGAACGTACCGTTCGCGATTTTCTTACGGAAGATGTGGAGCGCATCGTGGTTGATAATCCCAAGGCTTACGATCGCATGCGCGAAATGATTTCAAAGATTTCCCGACGCTCGGCCAGCAAAGTAAAATTATACGGCGACTCTCAAGCGGTATTTGATCGCTTCAACATTTCCAAGCAATTGGAAAACGCCTTCTCACGCCAGGTACATCTCAAAAGTGGTGGTTACATCGTGGTGGACGAAACCGAGGCATTGGTCGCAATCGACGTCAACACCGGACGGCATAAGGGTGGCAAGGATCAGGAAACGGCCATTCTCAAGGTAAACATAGAGGCTGCGGATGAAATCAGCCGTCAACTTCGGCTGCGTAACATGGGTGGCCTGATTGTTTTGGACTTTATTGATATGAAGTCACGCCGGGACCAGCAATCGGTCTACCAGCGGATGAAAGACGGTTTACGCCGGGACAAAGCCAAAACCCATATTCTTCCGATTTCTCAACTTGGCCTGATGGAAATGACCCGCCAGCGGCATTCCGAAAGTGTGCATGCTGCAGTTTACGAAGAATGTCCGTACTGCAAGGGACGTGGAAAGGTGAAGAGTGCTTTGACCATGAGCGTGGAAATCCAACGCAAGCTTAGCGAGATTCTCAAACGCCGCTCCCGCGACGAATCTGACTTCCAATTGCGTATCGTGGTTCACCCGAGCGTGCTGGAACGTCTGCGCAATGAGGATGAGAAGCATCTTATCGAAATGGAGAAACGGTACTTCGGCAAACTTTCCTTCCGCGCCGAGCCTTCTTTACATGCCGAGTTGTTCAAAATCGTCAATGTGGCAAACGGCGAGGAGCTGACCTGA
- a CDS encoding FtsW/RodA/SpoVE family cell cycle protein, which produces MTYNTLNKEHHSTVDVSQLVAIFLLMAISVAFVYSATMANEGVAALAWYKQSWFRQIIWFGLGMGAASVVCLVDYHTLTRWAFVAYWLTILTLIAVIIPGIGSMRYGARRWIEIGGQPFQPSEFAKLAFILAQAHFLSRPVDELRQPRIFWKSIAMLGLPFLLILKEPDLGSALVLVPTGFAMLLAAGTPKRYILQLLGIGGVLAVLFVADVLYAPPKFRLPMQDYQKKRLLVYFGRDYGDYAGPGTSQAERLKLREQQFNDSHNVRQALIAVGSGGLTGEGWRQGQQNSLGFLPQAGKHNDFIFSVIAEEKGFVGSVIVITLYAVILFTGIRIAGQARDRLGKLLAVGVVTLIFSHVFINIGMNIRIMPVTGVPLPLLSYGGSSVLGSLIAMGMLQNVYIYRKAY; this is translated from the coding sequence ATGACGTATAATACTTTAAACAAAGAGCACCACTCGACGGTTGATGTAAGTCAACTGGTTGCCATCTTTTTGCTCATGGCTATCAGCGTGGCCTTTGTTTACAGCGCCACCATGGCCAATGAAGGCGTGGCCGCGCTCGCCTGGTATAAACAAAGCTGGTTTAGGCAGATTATTTGGTTCGGTTTGGGCATGGGTGCTGCCAGTGTTGTTTGCCTGGTTGACTACCACACTTTGACCAGGTGGGCGTTTGTCGCTTATTGGCTTACCATCCTCACCCTAATCGCGGTAATTATTCCCGGCATTGGCTCCATGAGATACGGTGCCAGACGGTGGATTGAAATTGGAGGCCAGCCATTTCAGCCTTCGGAATTCGCCAAGTTGGCATTTATTTTAGCTCAGGCACATTTCCTCAGTCGCCCGGTCGATGAATTAAGACAGCCTCGAATTTTTTGGAAATCCATCGCCATGTTGGGATTGCCTTTCCTGCTTATTCTGAAGGAACCAGATTTGGGCTCTGCCCTGGTGCTCGTGCCTACTGGATTTGCAATGCTGCTCGCGGCCGGCACTCCTAAAAGATACATCCTTCAACTTTTAGGCATAGGTGGAGTCCTGGCGGTTTTGTTTGTTGCAGATGTGCTCTATGCACCGCCAAAGTTTCGCCTGCCGATGCAGGACTACCAGAAAAAGAGACTGCTGGTTTACTTCGGCCGGGACTATGGCGATTACGCGGGTCCCGGCACTTCACAAGCAGAAAGACTGAAGTTAAGGGAACAACAATTTAATGATTCCCATAACGTGCGTCAGGCATTGATCGCCGTCGGTTCCGGTGGACTGACGGGGGAAGGCTGGCGCCAGGGTCAACAGAATTCATTGGGGTTCCTGCCGCAGGCCGGCAAGCACAATGATTTTATTTTCTCCGTCATCGCGGAGGAGAAGGGATTTGTCGGCAGCGTGATTGTGATCACGCTTTATGCCGTGATTCTATTCACCGGAATCAGAATCGCGGGTCAGGCGCGCGACCGCCTGGGCAAATTGTTGGCTGTGGGTGTAGTAACACTCATTTTCAGCCACGTCTTCATCAACATCGGAATGAACATTCGCATCATGCCCGTGACGGGCGTACCACTGCCGCTGCTTAGTTATGGCGGATCCTCAGTGCTCGGCTCGTTGATCGCCATGGGCATGCTGCAAAACGTATATATATATCGAAAGGCATACTAA